From a region of the Athene noctua chromosome 14, bAthNoc1.hap1.1, whole genome shotgun sequence genome:
- the LOC141966041 gene encoding aldehyde dehydrogenase family 3 member B1-like isoform X1, giving the protein MDTSSSGARKVLEDDGGGRTGSTDGDAVSGNPYAELVRRLRATWLSGKTRPMEYRVAQLEALGRFLDEKKQDILEATASDMGKPPFEAEFTEILLCKNELHETLNNLSHWMKDKHVDKNLVTQLDSAFIRKDPYGVVLIIAPWNYPIYLLLVPLIGAIAAGNCVIVKPSEMTKNSERLVAEALPSYLDNDCFAVVTAGVQETTMLLENKFDYIFFTGSSSVGRIVMAAAAKHLTPVTLELGGKNPCYVSDTCDVQNVAQRVAWGRFYNAGQTCIAPDYVLCSVEMQKKLLPALDKAITDFYGPKPQESPDFGRIVGDKHFQRVQTLLRSGRAVIGGQTDEKERYIAPTVLVDVQPSDPIMQEEIFGPILPIVTVANMDKAIDFINSHERPLVVYVFSSSDKVVKQVLERTSSGGFCGNDTLMHVTLTSLPFGGIGNSGLGMQHGKFTFDTFTHHRGCLHRGMGREALNALRYPPYSQQKLGLVRAASEVKRKGSCILL; this is encoded by the exons ATGGACACCAGCAGCAGCGGGGCCAGGAAAGTCCTGGAGGATGATGGTGGCGGCAGGACGGGGAGCACAGACGGCGATGCTGTGAG TGGGAACCCCTACGCCGAGCTGGTGAGGCGCCTGCGAGCAACCTGGCTCTCGGGGAAGACGCGGCCCATGGAATATCGTGTGGCACAGCTGGAGGCCCTGGGCCGCTTCTTGGATGAGAAGAAGCAGGACATCCTGGAGGCCACCGCCTCCGACATGGGCAAG CCGCCCTTTGAAGCTGAATTCACTGAGATCCTCCTCTGCAAGAACGAGCTCCATGAGACGCTGAACAACTTGTCCCACTGGATGAAGGACAAGCACGTGGACAAGAATCTG GTGACGCAGCTGGACTCGGCCTTCATCCGCAAGGACCCGTACGGGGTGGTGCTCATCATCGCGCCCTGGAACTACCCCATCTACCTTCTCCTGGTGCCCCTCATCGGGGCCATCGCTGCTG GTAACTGTGTCATTGTCAAACCCTCGGAGATGACCAAGAACTCAGAGAGACTTGTGGCTGAAGCGCTGCCCAGCTACCTGGACAAT GACTGCTTTGCTGTGGTGACGGCCGGCGTGCAGGAGACCACCATGCTGCTGGAGAACAAGTTTGACTACATCTTCTTCACCG GCAGCTCCTCTGTGGGGAGGATTGTGATGGCAGCTGCTGCCAAGCACCTGACACCGGTGACACTGGAGCTGGGGGGCAAGAACCCCTGTTATGTGTCTGACACCTGTGACGTGCAGAACGTGGCCCAGCGGGTGGCCTGGGGTCGCTTCTACAATGCGGGACAGACCTGCATTGCACCCGACTACGTGCTGTGCAGTGTGGAGATGCAGAAGAAGCTGCTGCCCGCTCTGGATAAGGCCATCACTGATTTTTATGGCCCCAAGCCTCAGGAATCCCCTGATTTTGGCCGCATCGTCGGGGACAAGCACTTCCAGCGGGTGCAGACGCTGCTGCGCAGCGGGCGTGCGGTCATCGGAGGACAGACGGATGAGAAGGAGCGTTACATCG CTCCCACGGTGCTGGTGGATGTGCAGCCCTCTGATCCGATCATGCAGGAAGAGATCTTCGGCCCCATCCTGCCCATTGTCACTGTAGCCAACATGGACAAAGCCATTGACTTCATCAATAGCCATGAGCGGCCGCTGGTTGTGTACGTCTTCTCCTCCAGTGACAAG GTGGTGAAACAGGTGCTGGAGCGCACAAGCAGCGGTGGCTTCTGTGGTAATGACACCCTGATGCACGTGACCTTGACCTCGCTGCCCTTTGGTGGGATCG GAAACAGCGGTTTGGGGATGCAGCACGGCAAATTCACCTTCGACACCTTCACCCACCACCGCGGCTGCCTGCACCGCGGCATGGGCCGGGAGGCCCTCAACGCCCTGCGCTACCCGCCCTACAGCCAGCAGAAGCTGGGGCTCGTCCGCGCCGCCTCCGAGGTGAAGCGCAAGGGCAGCTGCATCCTGCTCTGA
- the LOC141966041 gene encoding aldehyde dehydrogenase family 3 member B1-like isoform X2 has protein sequence MVAVGERRLWGVLQVTQLDSAFIRKDPYGVVLIIAPWNYPIYLLLVPLIGAIAAGNCVIVKPSEMTKNSERLVAEALPSYLDNDCFAVVTAGVQETTMLLENKFDYIFFTGSSSVGRIVMAAAAKHLTPVTLELGGKNPCYVSDTCDVQNVAQRVAWGRFYNAGQTCIAPDYVLCSVEMQKKLLPALDKAITDFYGPKPQESPDFGRIVGDKHFQRVQTLLRSGRAVIGGQTDEKERYIAPTVLVDVQPSDPIMQEEIFGPILPIVTVANMDKAIDFINSHERPLVVYVFSSSDKETAVWGCSTANSPSTPSPTTAAACTAAWAGRPSTPCATRPTASRSWGSSAPPPR, from the exons ATGGTGGCAGTGGGGGAAAGGAGACTCTGGGGTGTCCTGCAGGTGACGCAGCTGGACTCGGCCTTCATCCGCAAGGACCCGTACGGGGTGGTGCTCATCATCGCGCCCTGGAACTACCCCATCTACCTTCTCCTGGTGCCCCTCATCGGGGCCATCGCTGCTG GTAACTGTGTCATTGTCAAACCCTCGGAGATGACCAAGAACTCAGAGAGACTTGTGGCTGAAGCGCTGCCCAGCTACCTGGACAAT GACTGCTTTGCTGTGGTGACGGCCGGCGTGCAGGAGACCACCATGCTGCTGGAGAACAAGTTTGACTACATCTTCTTCACCG GCAGCTCCTCTGTGGGGAGGATTGTGATGGCAGCTGCTGCCAAGCACCTGACACCGGTGACACTGGAGCTGGGGGGCAAGAACCCCTGTTATGTGTCTGACACCTGTGACGTGCAGAACGTGGCCCAGCGGGTGGCCTGGGGTCGCTTCTACAATGCGGGACAGACCTGCATTGCACCCGACTACGTGCTGTGCAGTGTGGAGATGCAGAAGAAGCTGCTGCCCGCTCTGGATAAGGCCATCACTGATTTTTATGGCCCCAAGCCTCAGGAATCCCCTGATTTTGGCCGCATCGTCGGGGACAAGCACTTCCAGCGGGTGCAGACGCTGCTGCGCAGCGGGCGTGCGGTCATCGGAGGACAGACGGATGAGAAGGAGCGTTACATCG CTCCCACGGTGCTGGTGGATGTGCAGCCCTCTGATCCGATCATGCAGGAAGAGATCTTCGGCCCCATCCTGCCCATTGTCACTGTAGCCAACATGGACAAAGCCATTGACTTCATCAATAGCCATGAGCGGCCGCTGGTTGTGTACGTCTTCTCCTCCAGTGACAAG GAAACAGCGGTTTGGGGATGCAGCACGGCAAATTCACCTTCGACACCTTCACCCACCACCGCGGCTGCCTGCACCGCGGCATGGGCCGGGAGGCCCTCAACGCCCTGCGCTACCCGCCCTACAGCCAGCAGAAGCTGGGGCTCGTCCGCGCCGCCTCCGAGGTGA